Proteins from a genomic interval of Niabella soli DSM 19437:
- a CDS encoding xylulokinase encodes MLLLGIDVGTSSIKVSVVDGATQQTIAAAQYPETEREIIALQSGWAEQAPERWWEDVKAAIKKVHQSGAYDTKDIGAIGISYQMHGLVLIDKNGAVLRNSIIWCDSRAVPYGDKAFAAIGEQECLRHLLNSPGNFTAAKLAWVKENEPGIFEQIDKVLLPGDFIAQRFTGTATTTPSALSEGIFWDFKKNELSGAVMDYFGFDKNNIPEIRNVFAEHGTLYKNVAEELSLKEGIPVAYKAGDQPNNALSLNVLEPGDVAATAGTSGVIYGVSDALTYDLQSRVNSFAHVNHNSNHTRVGVLLCINGTGILNRWVKHLGGALSYAALNEQAASVPPGSDGLLVLPFGNGAERILKNQIVGAHISNIDLNKHSNAHIARAAQEGIAFAFRYGLDIMRENGMQPSVIKAGKANMFLSPVFTEAFVSATGVPVELYDCDGSVGAAIGAGVGAGYFKTPAEAFRKRAAIAIIQPKQRNLYDPLYDQWRTLLEKQLNASAALL; translated from the coding sequence ATGTTATTACTGGGGATCGATGTAGGAACCTCTTCCATCAAGGTTTCCGTGGTAGATGGCGCTACACAACAAACCATCGCGGCGGCCCAATACCCCGAAACGGAGCGGGAAATTATAGCATTGCAGTCAGGATGGGCAGAACAAGCGCCCGAGCGCTGGTGGGAGGATGTAAAGGCTGCCATAAAGAAGGTGCACCAGTCGGGCGCCTATGATACAAAAGATATCGGGGCCATTGGCATTTCCTACCAGATGCATGGCCTGGTATTGATAGATAAGAACGGCGCTGTTTTGCGTAACAGTATCATCTGGTGCGACAGCCGGGCTGTGCCTTACGGGGATAAGGCGTTTGCAGCGATCGGCGAACAGGAATGCTTACGCCATTTGCTCAATTCCCCCGGGAATTTTACAGCCGCCAAACTGGCGTGGGTGAAGGAAAACGAACCGGGTATTTTTGAACAGATCGACAAAGTACTGTTGCCCGGCGATTTTATTGCACAGCGGTTTACCGGCACGGCTACTACCACGCCCTCTGCATTATCCGAAGGCATTTTTTGGGATTTTAAAAAAAATGAATTGTCGGGAGCGGTTATGGATTATTTCGGGTTTGATAAAAATAATATTCCCGAAATAAGAAATGTTTTTGCGGAGCACGGAACACTCTATAAAAATGTTGCGGAAGAATTGTCGTTGAAAGAAGGGATCCCCGTTGCTTATAAGGCGGGCGATCAGCCTAACAATGCGCTTTCTTTAAATGTACTGGAACCGGGTGATGTAGCTGCAACTGCAGGAACGTCGGGCGTTATTTATGGAGTGAGTGATGCACTCACTTATGATCTCCAAAGCCGGGTAAACAGTTTTGCGCATGTTAATCATAATAGTAACCATACGAGGGTAGGCGTGCTGCTTTGTATTAACGGCACGGGCATTTTAAACCGTTGGGTAAAGCACCTGGGGGGAGCGCTTTCTTATGCTGCGCTCAATGAACAGGCGGCTTCAGTGCCACCGGGCAGCGACGGGTTACTGGTGCTGCCATTTGGCAATGGAGCCGAACGGATCTTAAAGAACCAGATCGTTGGCGCGCATATAAGTAATATCGATCTAAATAAACATTCCAATGCGCATATTGCAAGGGCCGCGCAGGAGGGTATTGCCTTTGCCTTCCGTTATGGACTCGATATTATGCGTGAAAATGGCATGCAGCCGTCCGTAATAAAAGCGGGCAAAGCCAATATGTTTTTGAGCCCCGTGTTTACCGAAGCATTTGTAAGCGCTACCGGTGTACCGGTGGAGTTGTACGATTGTGATGGCAGCGTTGGTGCGGCTATCGGCGCAGGTGTGGGCGCCGGTTATTTTAAAACCCCGGCTGAAGCCTTCAGGAAAAGAGCCGCAATTGCTATAATACAACCTAAACAACGTAATTTGTACGATCCGTTATACGATCAATGGCGGACATTGCTGGAAAAACAATTGAATGCTTCCGCCGCATTACTTTAA
- a CDS encoding RagB/SusD family nutrient uptake outer membrane protein yields MKRFYLNIYIAVAATALCLTGCSKILDENPRAIFTPDYFKTDAGVKGGITSLYAHLRLLYGNGYFINSNQISTDESTWGQNSDGNVKNLDFSGVGNIDPATSNTSVLWGAAFPNINTASGVIENGAAVGVADALVAEARFFRAFDYFLLVQTFGGVPLDLGAGELKFNTSTIRTSKRNTVPEVYTKAIFPDLLTAIQQLPDAGRVTGGVTKTVARLYLAKAYLTYGWWLQNPNSIPTYPEAPRTDPGGHDAAWYFQQAYDIATTAIANPASFGLQPTFYDVNLGTNDRNNEILLYADHTQSSSIYNGGDLSYSGGGFGTDNFAQWFEQFNYTNIRSSSSATAWAPVSSVQRAAVQSLGRPWTMLAPPQGIFKNTFADKTNDARFDGTFVTSYRSNWVEAALKVNNAIPDHLYNANYLPVSNGDPILTFLKTDVGGVNYSNTTFNSNVGAGVLPGRADFVIEPSAISRICYPATWKLGPYRTDNNGGLGQPNGSITRPFPVAKFSELFLIAAEAAVKGAATKAVTGSYANDGTARGLINVVRARAGKWRWDNGGNSAKVQDNSVAMMTATPTVIDINYILAERSREYFGEGYRWLDLVRTQKWIELSSSFVIAGKTNPNDWKDHTVGTFARTITPAYYLRPIPQSQLDGMDMSAEDKKAYQNPGY; encoded by the coding sequence ATGAAACGATTCTATTTAAACATATATATTGCTGTAGCCGCCACTGCCTTATGCCTGACCGGCTGTTCCAAAATCCTTGACGAAAATCCGCGGGCCATATTTACCCCGGACTATTTTAAAACCGATGCGGGGGTTAAAGGGGGCATTACTTCTTTGTATGCGCACTTGCGGCTACTGTATGGTAACGGGTATTTTATCAACTCGAACCAGATCAGCACAGATGAATCCACCTGGGGGCAAAACTCTGACGGAAACGTTAAGAACCTCGACTTTTCAGGCGTGGGAAATATTGATCCCGCCACCAGCAATACCAGTGTACTCTGGGGCGCGGCATTCCCTAATATCAATACGGCCAGTGGCGTTATTGAAAACGGAGCCGCTGTTGGTGTTGCTGATGCACTGGTAGCCGAAGCCCGGTTCTTCAGGGCTTTTGACTATTTTTTACTAGTGCAGACTTTTGGCGGCGTTCCCCTGGACCTTGGTGCCGGAGAATTAAAATTCAATACTTCCACTATCAGAACTTCAAAGCGCAATACCGTGCCGGAGGTGTACACCAAAGCGATATTCCCGGACCTGCTTACCGCCATTCAGCAATTGCCTGATGCCGGACGTGTTACCGGCGGGGTTACTAAAACCGTTGCCCGCCTCTATCTTGCAAAAGCATACCTTACTTATGGATGGTGGCTGCAAAATCCCAACAGCATCCCCACTTATCCCGAAGCGCCACGCACGGATCCCGGCGGACATGACGCCGCATGGTATTTTCAGCAAGCCTATGACATCGCAACTACGGCTATTGCCAATCCTGCATCCTTTGGCTTGCAGCCTACGTTTTATGATGTGAACCTGGGCACAAACGACCGGAACAATGAGATCCTGCTTTATGCAGATCATACACAAAGCAGCAGTATTTATAATGGCGGAGATCTGAGCTACAGCGGCGGCGGGTTTGGTACCGACAATTTCGCCCAGTGGTTTGAACAGTTCAACTATACCAACATCAGGAGCAGCAGTTCCGCTACGGCATGGGCGCCCGTAAGCTCCGTACAACGGGCAGCAGTGCAATCCTTAGGCCGGCCCTGGACCATGCTGGCCCCTCCCCAGGGTATATTTAAAAATACTTTCGCGGACAAAACAAATGATGCACGCTTCGACGGCACTTTTGTAACAAGCTACCGCAGCAATTGGGTGGAAGCTGCACTTAAAGTGAACAACGCTATTCCTGATCATTTGTACAATGCCAATTACCTCCCGGTATCGAACGGAGATCCAATCCTTACTTTTCTAAAAACGGACGTTGGTGGTGTAAACTATTCGAATACAACGTTCAACAGTAATGTGGGAGCAGGTGTGTTGCCCGGAAGAGCCGATTTCGTTATTGAGCCCAGCGCCATCAGCAGGATCTGTTATCCCGCTACCTGGAAACTTGGCCCCTACCGCACTGATAACAATGGTGGCCTGGGACAACCGAACGGGAGTATTACACGCCCCTTCCCCGTGGCAAAATTTTCAGAGCTGTTCCTGATTGCTGCAGAGGCCGCTGTTAAAGGCGCTGCGACAAAAGCGGTAACCGGCTCGTACGCCAATGACGGAACGGCCCGGGGGTTAATCAATGTAGTACGCGCACGCGCAGGCAAATGGCGTTGGGATAATGGCGGGAATAGTGCCAAAGTGCAGGATAACAGCGTTGCAATGATGACAGCAACACCGACAGTCATAGATATAAATTATATACTGGCCGAAAGATCGCGCGAGTATTTTGGTGAAGGTTATCGCTGGCTGGACCTGGTTCGTACACAAAAATGGATCGAGCTCAGCAGTAGTTTTGTAATAGCCGGCAAAACCAACCCCAACGACTGGAAGGATCATACCGTGGGAACATTTGCCCGCACCATTACACCCGCCTACTATCTTCGCCCCATTCCACAATCCCAGCTCGATGGGATGGACATGAGCGCTGAGGATAAGAAAGCCTATCAAAACCCGGGATATTAA
- the galB gene encoding beta-galactosidase GalB, translating into MILSGKVIKTNYFKWICITTGCIFPVLLLAQKPSVVGRERISINDNWRFMRYQGDPDTLIYDEWPAIADRNDNKVADTKASESGVTVSSARSLKKWILPTANDFIKDPAARHLRPKGNPGENFPFVQNDFNDTNWEPVTLPHDWAIKGPFYKEADAVVGGGMGRLPVQGVAWYRRKINIPAADKGKSIYLDIDGAMSYAMVWINGKLAGGWPYGYNSFRIDLTPYVRPGGNNQLAIRLDNPPNSSRWYPGAGIYRNVWLVKINPVHLAHWGSFIKTKNSTAAAATVDLALNIANKSTKPEQIEVRTDVFLQNDLFRPAGSKIVSFPISVVTVNARANVVTHNEVSIKNPSLWEPLPKQKNSMYVAVTRLFQKGKLIDTYETPFGIRSVNFDPEKGLIVNGKAIRIQGVNQHHDLGALGAAFNTRAAERQLELLKDMGCNAIRFAHNPPAPELLALTDRMGFLVIDEVFDCWEKGKTPLDFHLIFKDWHEADIRSFIRRDRNHPSVIAWSFGNEVGEQYTGAAGAAVAKKLYSIVKDEDSTRPATASMNYAKPDMPFPEVMDLLSLNYQGEGIRDAPAYAHLKGIKTSPLYPAFHKKFPEKMIFSSETASALSTRGTYIFPVTNAISAPVSDSAGGDPENGFVSAYDLYTAQFGASPDKVFAAQDHNPYVAGEFVWSGWDYLGEPTPYYSARSSYSGIIDLAGFKKDGFYLYQARWRPELPMVHLLPHWTWSGHEGQTIPVHVFTSGDEAELFLNGRSLGRKKKGPFEYRLRWDNVTYQPGTLKVIAYKNGKQWATETIRTAGAAAKLTLKADRVRIHADDNDLCFITVTILDKNGDLVADAQNKIHFEISGPGAIVATDNGNPADLEAFPSKVRKALSGQALAIVKGNRKGTITIKASADGLTTSEIKILAQ; encoded by the coding sequence ATGATACTATCCGGTAAAGTGATAAAAACTAATTATTTTAAGTGGATTTGTATAACAACCGGTTGTATCTTCCCGGTGCTGCTTCTGGCGCAAAAGCCGTCAGTTGTTGGGCGAGAACGTATTTCGATCAATGACAACTGGCGCTTTATGCGTTACCAGGGAGATCCGGACACCCTGATCTATGACGAATGGCCCGCGATCGCTGACCGAAATGACAATAAAGTAGCAGACACAAAGGCTTCGGAATCGGGCGTCACTGTATCATCCGCAAGATCATTAAAGAAATGGATCCTTCCCACGGCTAATGATTTTATAAAAGACCCGGCAGCGCGCCATCTGCGGCCAAAGGGTAACCCGGGAGAAAACTTTCCTTTTGTTCAAAATGATTTTAATGATACCAACTGGGAACCCGTTACACTGCCGCATGACTGGGCCATAAAAGGCCCTTTTTATAAAGAGGCAGATGCCGTCGTTGGAGGGGGCATGGGGCGACTTCCGGTTCAGGGGGTTGCCTGGTACCGAAGGAAAATAAACATTCCGGCAGCAGATAAGGGCAAATCAATTTATCTCGATATCGATGGCGCCATGAGCTATGCCATGGTCTGGATCAACGGAAAGCTGGCCGGAGGCTGGCCTTACGGATATAACTCTTTCCGGATAGACCTCACCCCCTATGTCCGGCCCGGTGGCAATAACCAACTGGCCATCCGGCTGGACAATCCGCCCAATTCTTCCCGCTGGTACCCCGGCGCGGGTATTTACCGGAACGTATGGCTGGTAAAAATTAATCCCGTTCACCTGGCACATTGGGGTAGTTTTATCAAAACAAAAAATAGTACAGCAGCGGCGGCTACTGTTGACCTAGCACTTAACATAGCAAACAAATCAACAAAACCGGAGCAGATTGAAGTACGAACCGATGTCTTTTTGCAAAACGATCTATTCCGGCCAGCAGGCTCCAAAATTGTTTCGTTTCCCATATCCGTTGTTACCGTAAACGCCCGGGCAAATGTTGTTACCCACAACGAAGTCAGTATAAAGAACCCTTCTTTGTGGGAACCGTTGCCTAAACAAAAAAACAGCATGTATGTGGCTGTTACGCGCTTATTTCAAAAAGGGAAACTGATCGACACTTATGAAACACCCTTTGGCATCCGTTCCGTAAATTTTGACCCGGAAAAAGGGCTTATCGTAAACGGCAAAGCTATACGCATCCAGGGAGTGAATCAGCATCATGATCTTGGCGCACTGGGAGCCGCGTTTAATACCAGGGCTGCAGAAAGACAATTAGAATTATTGAAAGACATGGGCTGCAATGCCATCCGGTTCGCCCATAACCCACCGGCGCCAGAGCTGCTTGCCCTCACTGACCGCATGGGCTTCCTGGTTATTGATGAAGTATTTGACTGCTGGGAAAAAGGCAAGACGCCGCTTGACTTTCATTTGATCTTTAAAGACTGGCATGAAGCCGATATCCGCTCGTTTATCAGGCGCGACCGCAATCATCCTTCTGTTATTGCCTGGAGCTTTGGCAACGAAGTGGGTGAACAATATACCGGAGCAGCCGGGGCCGCTGTTGCAAAAAAACTTTATTCGATTGTAAAAGACGAGGACAGTACAAGACCGGCGACCGCCTCTATGAACTATGCCAAACCGGATATGCCTTTTCCTGAAGTTATGGATCTGCTGAGTTTAAATTACCAGGGGGAAGGCATACGGGATGCACCCGCTTACGCTCATCTGAAAGGCATCAAAACATCACCCCTCTATCCGGCCTTTCATAAAAAATTCCCGGAAAAAATGATCTTCAGCAGCGAAACAGCTTCTGCCCTGAGTACAAGAGGGACCTATATTTTTCCCGTTACAAATGCCATAAGCGCCCCGGTTAGCGATAGCGCTGGCGGCGACCCTGAAAATGGATTTGTGAGTGCATACGACCTGTATACCGCGCAATTCGGAGCTTCTCCTGATAAAGTATTTGCCGCACAGGATCACAACCCCTATGTAGCCGGCGAGTTTGTATGGAGTGGTTGGGATTATCTTGGCGAACCCACCCCCTACTATTCGGCGCGCAGTTCCTATTCCGGCATTATCGATTTAGCCGGGTTTAAGAAAGACGGGTTCTACCTTTACCAGGCGCGCTGGCGGCCGGAGCTGCCAATGGTGCACCTGCTGCCGCACTGGACATGGTCCGGGCATGAGGGGCAAACAATACCTGTGCATGTATTTACCTCCGGCGATGAAGCTGAGTTATTTTTAAACGGAAGATCACTGGGCAGAAAAAAGAAAGGGCCGTTTGAATACCGCCTCCGGTGGGACAATGTAACCTACCAGCCGGGCACCTTAAAAGTAATTGCCTACAAAAACGGAAAACAATGGGCAACAGAAACCATCCGCACCGCCGGCGCCGCAGCAAAACTAACATTAAAAGCCGACCGGGTGCGGATCCATGCTGATGACAACGATCTTTGTTTCATAACCGTTACCATATTAGACAAAAATGGGGACCTTGTTGCTGATGCGCAGAACAAAATACATTTTGAAATTTCCGGGCCCGGAGCAATCGTCGCGACCGACAATGGTAACCCTGCGGACCTGGAAGCCTTTCCTTCAAAAGTAAGAAAGGCGTTGAGCGGGCAGGCCCTGGCGATCGTAAAAGGAAACCGGAAGGGAACCATAACGATAAAGGCTTCAGCAGATGGATTAACAACATCTGAAATAAAAATACTGGCTCAATAA
- a CDS encoding glycoside hydrolase family 3 C-terminal domain-containing protein gives MLKKVFFAAGLFFSLAVQAQADKSQLPFWNYKLSFEARVNDLVSRLTLEEKVKQMLNHAPAIPRLGIPAYDWWSEVLHGVARTPYHTTVYPQAIAMAATWDTVALYTMADQSAREGRAIHNKATEEGKNGDRYVGLTYWTPNINIFRDPRWGRGQETYGEDPFLTAMLGRAFVRGLQGEDPKYLKAAACAKHYAIHSGPEAVRHSFDVDVSDYDLWNTYLPAFKELVTHAKVAGVMCAYNAFRKKPCCGSDLLMTDILRRQWGFTGYVTSDCGAIDDFFNYHKTHPNAEAAAIDAVTNGTDVECGNRAYLTLTDAVKTGRIAEKEIDRSVKRLFMIRMRLGMFDPVSMVSYAQTSPAVLESAPHKAQALKMAQESIVLLKNENHLLPLSKSIKKIAVVGPNADNSIAVLGNYNGTPSKIVTALDGIKAKLGTNGSVVYEKAVNFTNAMLPEGKTDFAALTSRVKDADAIIFVGGISPQLEGEEMKVNEPGFNSGDRTTILLPTVQTEAMKALKATGKPVVFVMMTGSALAIPWEQENIPAIVNAWYGGQAAGTAIADVLFGDYNPSGRLPVTFYKSDADLPAFDDYRMENRTYRYFSGQALYPFGYGLSYTTFRYEGLKVPTTVKNKVRIPVSIQLTNTGAKGGEEVVQLYISYQGQPIKKPLKALKGFQRVWLNRGQTKTIKFLLTPDALAIAGENGKLLNPKGKLRISVGGGQPDVNTPATSNVVSRVLTIN, from the coding sequence ATGTTGAAGAAAGTGTTTTTTGCTGCCGGTTTGTTTTTTTCGCTTGCGGTGCAGGCCCAGGCGGATAAAAGCCAACTGCCTTTTTGGAATTACAAACTCAGTTTTGAAGCGCGCGTCAACGACCTGGTTAGCCGTTTAACGTTGGAAGAAAAAGTGAAGCAGATGCTGAACCATGCTCCGGCCATTCCCCGGCTGGGCATCCCGGCTTACGACTGGTGGAGCGAAGTGCTGCACGGTGTGGCCCGGACACCGTATCACACCACAGTGTATCCACAGGCCATTGCTATGGCGGCAACCTGGGATACGGTGGCCTTATACACTATGGCGGATCAAAGCGCCCGGGAAGGGCGCGCGATTCATAATAAGGCAACTGAAGAAGGTAAAAATGGTGATCGTTATGTGGGGCTGACCTACTGGACGCCTAATATCAATATTTTCCGCGACCCGCGCTGGGGCCGGGGGCAGGAAACCTATGGCGAAGATCCGTTCCTGACGGCCATGCTGGGACGGGCTTTTGTAAGAGGGTTGCAGGGGGAGGATCCAAAATACCTGAAAGCAGCGGCCTGCGCCAAACATTATGCTATCCATAGTGGCCCGGAAGCGGTACGGCATTCTTTTGATGTGGATGTAAGCGACTACGATCTTTGGAACACCTACCTGCCGGCTTTTAAGGAATTGGTGACCCATGCAAAAGTTGCCGGTGTAATGTGCGCCTATAATGCGTTCAGGAAAAAGCCCTGTTGCGGCAGTGACCTGCTGATGACGGATATCCTGCGCAGGCAATGGGGTTTTACCGGTTATGTGACTTCCGACTGCGGGGCGATCGATGATTTTTTCAATTACCATAAAACGCATCCTAACGCCGAGGCCGCTGCAATTGATGCGGTCACCAATGGCACAGATGTGGAATGCGGTAACCGCGCCTACCTGACGCTTACAGATGCGGTAAAGACGGGCCGGATCGCGGAAAAGGAAATTGACCGTTCAGTGAAACGCTTGTTTATGATCCGCATGCGGCTGGGTATGTTCGATCCTGTTTCGATGGTGTCCTATGCGCAAACATCCCCTGCTGTTTTAGAAAGCGCCCCGCATAAAGCACAGGCGCTGAAAATGGCGCAGGAGTCGATCGTGTTGCTGAAGAATGAAAATCATCTGTTGCCGTTAAGCAAATCTATAAAGAAGATCGCCGTGGTGGGACCGAATGCAGACAACAGCATTGCCGTTTTAGGGAATTATAATGGAACGCCTTCAAAAATTGTAACGGCACTGGACGGGATTAAAGCCAAGCTGGGTACAAATGGAAGCGTGGTTTATGAAAAGGCAGTCAATTTTACCAACGCGATGCTGCCGGAAGGTAAAACTGATTTTGCAGCACTGACCAGCCGGGTTAAAGACGCAGATGCGATCATTTTTGTTGGAGGCATCTCGCCACAACTGGAAGGGGAAGAAATGAAAGTGAATGAGCCTGGCTTTAATAGTGGCGACCGTACCACTATTTTACTTCCTACCGTTCAAACGGAAGCGATGAAAGCATTAAAGGCAACCGGAAAGCCGGTTGTATTTGTTATGATGACGGGGAGTGCACTGGCGATACCCTGGGAGCAGGAAAATATACCGGCTATTGTAAACGCATGGTACGGAGGCCAGGCTGCAGGAACCGCTATTGCCGACGTGTTATTTGGTGACTATAATCCTTCAGGGAGGCTGCCGGTAACCTTTTATAAAAGCGATGCCGACCTTCCTGCGTTTGACGACTATCGTATGGAAAACCGTACCTACCGTTATTTTAGCGGGCAGGCATTGTATCCTTTTGGTTATGGCTTAAGTTACACAACTTTCCGGTATGAAGGATTGAAGGTTCCAACTACGGTGAAAAATAAAGTGAGGATTCCCGTAAGTATACAGTTAACCAATACCGGCGCAAAAGGCGGCGAAGAAGTGGTGCAATTGTATATCAGTTACCAGGGGCAACCCATCAAAAAGCCCTTGAAAGCCCTGAAGGGATTTCAGCGGGTATGGCTCAACCGCGGGCAAACCAAAACAATTAAATTCCTGTTGACGCCTGACGCTTTAGCTATTGCGGGAGAAAATGGAAAGCTACTGAATCCTAAAGGCAAGCTGCGCATCAGCGTGGGCGGCGGGCAACCGGATGTAAATACGCCGGCAACCAGTAATGTTGTAAGCCGGGTGCTTACGATCAATTAA
- a CDS encoding LacI family DNA-binding transcriptional regulator, translating to MSKEKEVTIYDLASELNISVATVSRALKDDPVVSKKTKKKIFDLAEKMGYRTNVFARNLRKGETRTIGFMVHELNSNFITSVLSGVEKVATEAGYDIIIAHSSESYIKEAANARNLFDKRVDGLLASLSFDTKDTKHFDPFITKGVPVIFFDRVEKIKDTTMVVIDNYKCGYEATKHLIDQGCKKILHVTSNLNRNVYADRYRGYRDALSDNGIGLDEKLVIVNDLSEKAGIASANAMMKLKPLPDGAFITNDFVAAAFIKTLKERGIAVPDDVAVVGFNNDAIGHLIEPSLSTVNYPGNEMGEIAARTLISHLKGETSIHQINTVIINAGLIIRKSSLKTKTG from the coding sequence ATGTCAAAAGAAAAAGAGGTTACAATATATGATCTTGCCAGTGAACTGAACATTTCCGTAGCTACTGTGAGCAGGGCCTTAAAGGATGACCCTGTGGTAAGTAAAAAGACAAAGAAAAAGATCTTTGATCTGGCGGAGAAAATGGGCTACCGGACTAACGTATTCGCAAGAAATTTAAGAAAGGGCGAAACCCGGACGATCGGGTTCATGGTGCATGAACTGAATAGTAATTTTATTACTTCCGTACTTTCCGGGGTTGAAAAAGTTGCTACCGAAGCCGGTTATGACATCATCATTGCCCACTCGTCTGAAAGCTATATAAAAGAAGCAGCGAATGCCCGGAATCTTTTCGATAAAAGAGTAGATGGCTTGCTGGCATCGCTTTCCTTTGATACTAAGGACACCAAACATTTTGATCCTTTTATAACCAAAGGAGTGCCGGTCATTTTTTTTGACAGGGTCGAAAAGATAAAAGATACCACAATGGTGGTGATCGATAATTATAAATGCGGCTACGAGGCCACAAAACACCTTATCGATCAGGGCTGCAAAAAAATACTGCATGTTACCTCCAATCTTAACCGTAACGTATATGCCGACCGCTACAGGGGTTACCGGGATGCATTGTCTGATAACGGGATCGGGCTGGATGAAAAGCTGGTGATTGTAAATGACCTAAGCGAGAAAGCCGGCATAGCATCTGCAAATGCAATGATGAAATTAAAGCCGTTGCCGGACGGCGCCTTCATTACCAATGATTTTGTTGCGGCCGCCTTTATTAAAACCCTTAAAGAACGTGGTATTGCTGTGCCGGATGATGTGGCCGTTGTGGGTTTTAATAATGATGCCATCGGGCATTTGATCGAACCCTCCCTTTCCACGGTGAACTATCCCGGCAATGAAATGGGAGAAATAGCGGCCAGAACGCTGATCAGCCATTTAAAAGGAGAAACCAGTATCCACCAGATCAATACGGTAATTATTAATGCAGGACTTATTATAAGGAAATCGTCTTTAAAAACGAAAACAGGGTAA